The following is a genomic window from Variovorax paradoxus.
GCCAACGGCACGCCGGCCGGCGGCATCGTGACCGAAGGGCCTTGGGCGCTGCACCGGCTTTTCGACAAGGCCTCCGTCTCGGCCGGCAGGTCGCCCGAGTCGTTCAACGCAACGTTCGACATGCAGGGAAAGAAGGTGGTGCTGGTCGTGACCGCGAACAGCGTCTACAACCCGCTTCGGCTGAGTCAGATGAACGGCTTCTCATGCCCGGGAAAGTCTTGACATGAACAGCGGCTTTCCTTCGGCGCGCGCGTGGGTGCCGGCCGACGAGCAGATCGGCTGGTACGGCAAGCTGCCCGCCGCCGGCGACTTTCTTTACCGGCGCATGCCGCGCGAACTGCAGGCCTGGTGGGACCGATGGATGCAGAACGGCCTCGGTTCCTTCAAGCGCTGGCCCGATGCCATGACGCGGCACTACGTTGTCGCGCCTGTCTGGAACTTTGCGATTCCGGCAACGCAGGGCGTGGACGCGGTGCAGTTCGGCTGCATTGCGCCAAGCTGCGACCGCGTGGGGCGCTATTACCCGGCTTGCGTCACGCTGCAGGTGGCTGCATCGAGCTACCGGCCTTCCATGCTCGAAGGCTCGGCCGCGTGGTACTGGCAATGCGGCACCGCGTTGCTGCAGGCCATTCGCCACAGCGTGGCGCCGGACCAGTTCGACCAGCAGGTGCTGGCCGCGGCGCACGGCGGTTTCCACACCGCAAGCGGCGGCTCGGACGACATCCTTTCGATCCTCGGGCCCGCCGCCTCGGACGCAGGCGCGCAGCAGCGCCTGGGCTGGCCCGAGCTTCCGCTGTGCTTCGATGCATTCGGAAGCACCAGCTACTGGTGGACCAACCAGGCGGACGGCTCGCCGCTGCGCACCGCCGCGCACGGTGGAGGCCTCAACACGCCATTGTTTTCGAAGTTGTTTTCACAGGGGCATGTGCCATGGGCATGACTGAACAGACCCCCGCCGCGGGAGGACATGCATGACGACCAACGCCAGCAGCAATGCCAGCAGCAGTGCGCCGGCCGAACCGCAAGAGCGGCCGCATCCACTGGGCACGGGCCACAGGCTGGACGAGTTCGAGCTGCTCGAAGTGATCGGCGAAGGCGGCTTCGGCATCGTCTACCGCGCCTACGACCACTCGCTGCAGCGCGAGGTGGCCATCAAGGAGTACATGCCTTCGATGCTCGCACGCCGCGTGGGCGACGACAGCGTGCATGTGCGTTCCGACCGGCTCACCGCCACGTTCCAGGCGGGCCTGCGCAGCTTCATCAACGAGGCGCGCACGCTTGCGCAGTTCAGCCATCCGGCGCTGGTGCGGGTGCATCGCTTCTGGGAGGCGAACAGCACCGCCTACATGGCCATCCAGCTCTACCGCGGCCGCACGCTGCGCCGCCTGGCCGAGGAAGAGCCATCGAAGATCACCGAGGCCTGGCTGCTCGGCATGCTGGGCCCGCTGCTCGGCGCGCTCGAAACGCTGCACCGCAGCCAGTGCTTTCACCGCGACATCGCGCCGGACAACATCTTCATCCAGCAGGACGACCTGCCGGTGCTGCTCGACTTTGGCGCCGCGCGCAAGTCGATTGCCGACCTGGTCGACGAAGTGGCGGTGATGGTGAAGTCGGGCTATTCGCCCATCGAGCAGTACGCCGACGACAACACGCTGCTGCAGGGCGCATGGACCGACCTCTATGCGCTGGGCGCCGTGCTGTACCGCGCGGTCACCGGGCATCCGCCGCCCTCGGCCGTGGTGCGCAGCGTGCAGGACGCATACGTGCCGCTGTCTTCGCTGGGCCGCGGCGACCTGAGCCCGGGGTTCTGCGCCGCGGTCGACCACACGCTGGCGGTGCACAGCAAGGACCGCACTCAGACCGTGGCGGCGTTTGCGGCCGAGCTGGGCCTTGCCAAACTTGGCGACACCTACGTGAGCGGGCTGGCGGCGCCGGCCGTGATTGTTCCGCCATCCGCCAAGCCGGCACCTGCAGCGGTGCCCGAGCCGCAGAGGGCTGCGCCCGCTCCGGCACCCGCAGTGGCTGCAGCGGCCACTGCATCGGCGGGCGCTGCACGCGCCGAGGCCGCCGCACCGGAACCGGCCAGGCCCAGGCCGCCCCAACCCGAAGCCACCTCGGAGCGGGTGGAACCACCGCAGGCCAAGGCCGCCGCAGCGCGCGAAGCAGCCGCCCCGGTGCGCGCGGCACCCGCCGCCGGAAAGCAGCAGCCCGCGCCCGCGAGCAAGTCGTCGCGGCCACCATGGAAGCTGGTGGGCGTGCTGGTGATTGCACTGGTCGCCGTGGGCAGCTGGATCGGCCTTCGCCTGAGTTCCGGCCGGCAAGAGACCTCGACCGCCATGGTGCCGGTGCCTCCGCCCTCGGGGCCGATGTCCGCCAACGCGCCGCCGCCGGCCGTGCCGCCTGGCGAAAACGCACCCAGCAGCAACGTGGCCGCAGCCCCGGGTGGCGCCACGCCTGCCGCACCTGCGGCCAGTGCACCGGCCGCTTCGCTGACGCCGCTGGACAACGTGCCGGTCATCGCGCCTGCACCTGCAGCGCCCCCCACCGCGGCAGCCCCACCGACACCGGCCGCACCGGCCACACCCCCCGAGCCCGCGCTTGCCACCTCGGAGGTCGAGGACTGGAACCTCGCCCAGGCCGAGAACACGCGCGAAGGCTATGAGGCCTACCTGCGCCGGTATCGCCGCGGCCTGCATGCACGCGAGGCGCGCAACGCCATTGCCGAGCTGAACCGGCTCTCGCCCACCATCCCCGCAGCCCCCGGCACCACGCCGACCACTGCGGTTCCCACCGTGGTGGCCGGTGGCGCCACGCCGCCTGCGCCGCCGGCCGCTCCGCCCGGCAACGGGCGCGTGGTGCTCAACATCCGTCCCTGGGGCCAGGTGTTCGTCGACGGTGCCGACCGCGGCGTGAGCCCGCCGCTCAAGTCACTCTCGCTGCGGCCGGGCATCTACAACATCGAAGTGCGCAACGGCGATCTCGATGTGTTCCGGCAACGCGTGACGGTGCAGGACAGCCGCTCGGCGCCCGTGGTGAGCCACGAGTTCAAGTAGCAGGCGCGCCTGGCACGCGGCGCCAGCGCTGTGCGCCGACCAGCGCCAGCACCGCGACGACGCTGGCCGCCAGCAGCACCCAGAGGCCCGGCGTGTAGCCGGTGCCCGGCTGCCACAGCACGCCTAGCATCAGCGGCGCCAGGGCACGGGCGATGGCGCTCGGCAGCCCCAGTGCACCGTTGAGCGTGGCCACGTGATCGCGGTTCACGTATTGCGCAATCGCGGTGCCCTTCACGATGGTGAGCATGCCGTTGCCCATGCCGTAGAAAAACACGAACAGCAGCGCGGCGCCCGGGTGGCCCGCACCCGCGAGCAATGCAAGCAGGCCGAGCGGAATCAGGCAGGGAATCAGCCGGTTCGCCAGATGCAGGTCGAAGTGGTGCTCGAAGAAATACAGCAACGCCCGCCCCAGCACCTGCACCAGCCCGATGCTCGCGGGCACGGCAATGGCCCACGATTCGCTGAGCCCCGCACCGCGCAACAGGCTCACCATGTGCGGCGGCAACGCGGCCGTGACCGCCATCAGCAACACTGTGAAAACGCCCACCAGCAGGAACGGGGCGGTGCGCATGTAGTGGCCTGCGGGCGCTACGGCCGCCGCTTCGCCTGCGTTGGGCCGCCCGGCTTTCGAACCCGCCGCGGGAGCGGGTGCATGCCGCAGCACCCGCGCATGCAGCGGCGCGCAAATGAAAAGATGAATGGCCGCGAGCACCCACAATGCGTGCCGCCAGCCGAGCTCCGCAATAAGCCAGGCTACGAGCGGAATGAATACCGTGCTCGCCAGCCCGCCGAGAAACGTCAGCGTGATGATCGCGCGTCGAAAGTCGTTGGGGAAGCGCCGCGTGACGATGGAGAACGCAGGGCTGTAGAGCGTGGCCGCCAACCCCGCGCCGAGCAGCGCCCAGGCCGCGTAGAAGCCCAGAGCGCTGTGCACCATGCTCTGGAGCAGCAGGCCGGCCACGATGACCAGCGAGCCGCCGGTCATTACCGCCCGCTCATGGCCGCGATCGATCCAGCGCCCCACCGGCCACGCCAGTGCACCTTCGGCCAGCAGCGCAAGGCTGAACGCCAGTGACGACTGCGCCCGGCTCAGCCCCAGCTCGCGTTCGACCGGCTCCATCAGCAGCGCGAAGCCGTAGAAGACGCTGCCCCAGGTGATGAGCTGGCCGAGCGAGAGCCAGCCGACCATGCGGCGGTTGTAGAGCGTTGGGGCGGGTGTGTTCACTGCTGGAGAGTCAGTTTCGCAACCCCCGACGGTACTGCACAGCCTCCGCCACATGCACGGCCTGCACCGATTCGGCGCCGGCCAGATCAGCCACCGTGCGCGCCACCTTGAGCGCGCGGTGCGTGCTGCGCGCCGACCAGCCGAGCTTGGCTGCGGCGTTGACCATGAACTTGCGCGCGGCGTCGTCCAGTGCGGCGTGCCGGTCGATGGCGCCGGCTTGCAGTGCCTGGTTCGGGCTACCCTGGCGCTGCACCGCAAAGTTGCGCGCGGCAACCACGCGGGCGCGGATGCTGCCGGTCGCCTCGCCGGCCGGCGCACCGAGCAGTTGGTGCGCCGATACCGCGGGCACTTCGATGTGCAGGTCGATGCGGTCGAGCAGCGGGCCGCTGAGCTTGCTTTGGTAGCGCGAAACCTGGTCGGGCGTGCAGCGGCAGGCCTTCAGTGCCGAGCCCTGGTAGCCGCAAGGACAGGGGTTCATGGCAGCGATGAGCTGGAAGCGCGCGGGAAACTCGGCGCGCCGGGCGGCCCGCGCAATGGTGATGGTGCCGGTTTCGAGCGGCTCGCGCAGCGCCTCGAGGGCGGACCTTGCGAACTCCGGGAATTCATCGAGAAAGAGAACCCCGTGGTGCGCCTGTGAGATTTCGCCGGGGCGTGGAGGGGAGCCGCCGCCCACAAGCGCCACCGCACTGGAGGTGTGGTGCGGCGCAGAAGTCGGCCGGCTCATCCAGCGCTCGGTCGAGAAGCTGCCGCCCAGGCTGGCCACGGCCGCGGTCTCCAGCGCCTCGTCGATGCTCATCGGCGGCAGCAGCCCGGCAAAGCGCTGCGCCAGCATCGACTTGCCCGAGCCGGGCTCGCCGAC
Proteins encoded in this region:
- a CDS encoding YifB family Mg chelatase-like AAA ATPase; the protein is MSLSLVQSRALLGLEAASVTVEVHLANGLPSFTLVGLAETEVKEARERVRSAIQNAGLEFPNNKRITVNLAPADLPKDSGRFDLPIALGILAASGQIQAASLAGHEFAGELSLSGELRPVRGALAMALALHTRGIATRLVLPTESAKEAALVPGGEVYGARHLLDVVQRFMPEGGAAQPAEPPSADGWARIQAAEAGATPRYADLADVKGHASAKRALEIAAAGGHSLLMVGEPGSGKSMLAQRFAGLLPPMSIDEALETAAVASLGGSFSTERWMSRPTSAPHHTSSAVALVGGGSPPRPGEISQAHHGVLFLDEFPEFARSALEALREPLETGTITIARAARRAEFPARFQLIAAMNPCPCGYQGSALKACRCTPDQVSRYQSKLSGPLLDRIDLHIEVPAVSAHQLLGAPAGEATGSIRARVVAARNFAVQRQGSPNQALQAGAIDRHAALDDAARKFMVNAAAKLGWSARSTHRALKVARTVADLAGAESVQAVHVAEAVQYRRGLRN
- a CDS encoding MFS transporter — its product is MNTPAPTLYNRRMVGWLSLGQLITWGSVFYGFALLMEPVERELGLSRAQSSLAFSLALLAEGALAWPVGRWIDRGHERAVMTGGSLVIVAGLLLQSMVHSALGFYAAWALLGAGLAATLYSPAFSIVTRRFPNDFRRAIITLTFLGGLASTVFIPLVAWLIAELGWRHALWVLAAIHLFICAPLHARVLRHAPAPAAGSKAGRPNAGEAAAVAPAGHYMRTAPFLLVGVFTVLLMAVTAALPPHMVSLLRGAGLSESWAIAVPASIGLVQVLGRALLYFFEHHFDLHLANRLIPCLIPLGLLALLAGAGHPGAALLFVFFYGMGNGMLTIVKGTAIAQYVNRDHVATLNGALGLPSAIARALAPLMLGVLWQPGTGYTPGLWVLLAASVVAVLALVGAQRWRRVPGAPAT
- a CDS encoding serine/threonine-protein kinase; translation: MTTNASSNASSSAPAEPQERPHPLGTGHRLDEFELLEVIGEGGFGIVYRAYDHSLQREVAIKEYMPSMLARRVGDDSVHVRSDRLTATFQAGLRSFINEARTLAQFSHPALVRVHRFWEANSTAYMAIQLYRGRTLRRLAEEEPSKITEAWLLGMLGPLLGALETLHRSQCFHRDIAPDNIFIQQDDLPVLLDFGAARKSIADLVDEVAVMVKSGYSPIEQYADDNTLLQGAWTDLYALGAVLYRAVTGHPPPSAVVRSVQDAYVPLSSLGRGDLSPGFCAAVDHTLAVHSKDRTQTVAAFAAELGLAKLGDTYVSGLAAPAVIVPPSAKPAPAAVPEPQRAAPAPAPAVAAAATASAGAARAEAAAPEPARPRPPQPEATSERVEPPQAKAAAAREAAAPVRAAPAAGKQQPAPASKSSRPPWKLVGVLVIALVAVGSWIGLRLSSGRQETSTAMVPVPPPSGPMSANAPPPAVPPGENAPSSNVAAAPGGATPAAPAASAPAASLTPLDNVPVIAPAPAAPPTAAAPPTPAAPATPPEPALATSEVEDWNLAQAENTREGYEAYLRRYRRGLHAREARNAIAELNRLSPTIPAAPGTTPTTAVPTVVAGGATPPAPPAAPPGNGRVVLNIRPWGQVFVDGADRGVSPPLKSLSLRPGIYNIEVRNGDLDVFRQRVTVQDSRSAPVVSHEFK
- the tagF gene encoding type VI secretion system-associated protein TagF, producing MNSGFPSARAWVPADEQIGWYGKLPAAGDFLYRRMPRELQAWWDRWMQNGLGSFKRWPDAMTRHYVVAPVWNFAIPATQGVDAVQFGCIAPSCDRVGRYYPACVTLQVAASSYRPSMLEGSAAWYWQCGTALLQAIRHSVAPDQFDQQVLAAAHGGFHTASGGSDDILSILGPAASDAGAQQRLGWPELPLCFDAFGSTSYWWTNQADGSPLRTAAHGGGLNTPLFSKLFSQGHVPWA